A region of Synergistaceae bacterium DNA encodes the following proteins:
- the iadA gene encoding beta-aspartyl-peptidase, producing MVLLLKNGEVYSPDYLGIADVLVLNGQIAAIDRGIDFTCAGIDVEVRNLRGMRLIPGFIDNHVHIIGGGGEAGFHSRTPEVTLSAVTESGITTLVGVIGTDGTTRHMETLLAKAKGLMREGITAYIYTGSYELPLISLTGSTRRDIVIVDEVIGTGEIAISDHRSSIPTMEELIRIAVDTRLGGMLSGKAGVVNLHMGSGKEGFSGIFKILKDTEIPIRHFLPTHVTRSRDLFEQSMIFAALGGIIDITAGMSESNGFAGAVPIAEAINLCLEKRIPIDNITISSDGNGSMAVFDKTGKVERLIVTKLSGLQKELKSMVASGLDLSMALKPLTSNVARVLMLPTKGRIEVGCDADFAVLDGDMNINLVIARGRVMVESGKATVRGTFESVI from the coding sequence ATGGTTCTGTTACTTAAAAACGGAGAGGTTTACTCGCCTGATTACTTAGGAATTGCGGATGTTCTCGTTTTGAACGGACAAATCGCGGCAATTGATAGAGGCATCGACTTCACCTGCGCGGGAATAGACGTGGAGGTGCGGAACCTGCGCGGCATGAGGTTGATTCCCGGTTTTATCGACAATCATGTCCACATCATCGGAGGCGGCGGCGAGGCTGGCTTTCATAGCCGAACGCCTGAAGTGACCCTCTCTGCCGTCACGGAAAGCGGAATCACGACACTGGTGGGCGTCATCGGCACGGATGGCACTACCCGCCACATGGAAACGCTGTTGGCCAAGGCCAAAGGATTGATGCGAGAGGGAATAACGGCCTATATTTACACGGGCTCCTACGAGTTGCCGCTGATCTCGCTAACGGGTTCGACGCGGCGGGATATCGTTATCGTGGACGAGGTCATCGGTACGGGAGAGATCGCTATATCCGATCATCGTTCGTCGATACCCACAATGGAGGAGCTGATCCGCATCGCCGTGGATACCCGCCTCGGAGGGATGCTCAGTGGCAAAGCCGGAGTGGTGAATCTTCACATGGGTAGTGGCAAAGAGGGATTTAGCGGCATTTTCAAAATTTTGAAAGACACGGAAATTCCTATAAGGCACTTTCTGCCCACTCACGTAACGCGTAGCCGAGATCTTTTCGAGCAGTCGATGATTTTCGCGGCTTTGGGCGGTATCATCGACATAACAGCCGGCATGAGCGAATCGAACGGCTTTGCCGGGGCTGTGCCCATCGCGGAGGCCATCAATCTTTGCCTGGAGAAGAGAATCCCCATCGACAACATCACCATCAGCTCCGACGGCAATGGCAGCATGGCCGTGTTTGACAAGACCGGTAAAGTGGAACGTTTGATTGTCACGAAGCTCTCCGGCCTGCAAAAAGAGTTGAAGTCCATGGTCGCCAGTGGCTTGGATCTGTCTATGGCCCTGAAACCCCTTACTTCCAACGTGGCCAGAGTCTTGATGTTGCCCACCAAAGGGCGTATCGAGGTAGGTTGCGACGCGGACTTCGCGGTCCTGGATGGAGACATGAACATCAACTTAGTCATCGCCCGGGGACGGGTAATGGTGGAGTCCGGCAAGGCTACCGTCCGCGGAACCTTCGAGTCCGTCATATAG
- a CDS encoding DEAD/DEAH box helicase, whose translation MELYKWQLDAYSRIRDQSAVLSAPTGAGKTLVAYLWANLLNVDGKTRLPSASRVIFTAPIKALSNERYMDLRRMGFDVGIETGDFKRNEEAQIICCTQEIYTMKYTDRAGQMLIVDEFHYIFNDSDRARTYIDGIKNTHPDTAVLVMSATLGGAKKVGRYLSEISSRSFVVHESRERMTRLIFAPDKPMTLHTVHDALIFLFSQKGAYDLAFQIAKARKRLTREHLTRLEELAEILEVQKIQMPLLHGVGVYHGGMFPKEKLLVESAFRERLLDVVCGTNALALGVNLPAQYAVFAQLVQYHHDEPITKNEFLQMAGRAGRKGLFDPGFVTWLENSPFERHGFQTDEVFRTLMNSPPEQAVVTLRPSYGRLLRKQAILEVEAEYIAQYSMPPGDASIVTGFLHAGLRKIDRVVRKLVHGHDRNRYRSILASIWYDEMEIDENLEMAMLFFEEPTPNALLAAQMVLPYERNYLQALLKIKRFANRLPKGYRFRGLDELNNTVDEIDPTIYGFERKLDEIDEGRQIFNVTE comes from the coding sequence ATAGAACTTTACAAATGGCAACTGGATGCCTACTCTCGGATACGAGACCAAAGCGCGGTGTTATCCGCGCCTACTGGTGCAGGGAAAACGTTGGTGGCTTACCTTTGGGCAAACCTGTTGAACGTTGACGGTAAAACGCGGCTTCCATCCGCGAGCCGCGTCATTTTTACCGCGCCCATCAAGGCGTTGAGTAATGAACGCTACATGGACCTCAGACGGATGGGGTTCGATGTGGGTATCGAGACTGGCGATTTCAAACGCAACGAAGAAGCCCAGATCATTTGCTGTACACAGGAAATCTACACCATGAAATATACGGACCGAGCCGGACAGATGTTGATCGTGGACGAGTTCCATTACATCTTTAACGACTCCGACCGGGCGCGGACTTACATCGACGGAATAAAAAATACCCACCCTGACACAGCCGTTTTGGTGATGTCCGCCACTCTGGGAGGCGCCAAAAAAGTGGGCCGCTACCTGTCGGAGATTTCGTCCCGTTCTTTTGTCGTTCATGAAAGCCGCGAGCGTATGACGCGCCTTATTTTCGCTCCAGACAAGCCCATGACGCTCCATACTGTTCATGACGCGTTGATTTTTTTGTTCTCCCAAAAAGGAGCCTACGACTTGGCTTTTCAGATCGCTAAAGCCCGTAAACGCCTAACCCGCGAGCACTTGACGCGCCTTGAGGAATTGGCGGAAATCCTGGAGGTGCAAAAGATCCAAATGCCCCTTCTTCATGGAGTGGGAGTGTACCACGGTGGCATGTTCCCCAAAGAAAAACTTCTTGTGGAGTCCGCCTTCAGGGAGCGTTTGCTGGATGTGGTCTGTGGAACCAACGCCTTGGCCTTGGGGGTAAACCTTCCCGCTCAGTACGCCGTGTTCGCCCAACTGGTTCAGTACCATCACGACGAGCCCATCACCAAAAACGAGTTTTTGCAGATGGCGGGTCGGGCCGGGCGGAAGGGGCTATTCGATCCGGGTTTTGTCACCTGGCTCGAAAATTCTCCCTTCGAGCGTCACGGGTTTCAAACAGACGAGGTCTTTCGGACGCTGATGAACAGTCCTCCCGAACAGGCCGTGGTGACTCTGCGGCCTTCTTACGGGAGGCTTTTACGCAAACAGGCGATCCTCGAAGTCGAGGCCGAGTACATTGCCCAGTACTCTATGCCTCCGGGCGACGCGTCCATCGTGACGGGTTTTCTTCACGCGGGGCTACGCAAAATCGACCGTGTGGTCCGCAAACTGGTACACGGTCATGATCGCAATCGCTACCGCTCCATTTTAGCCTCGATATGGTACGATGAAATGGAGATTGATGAAAACTTGGAAATGGCGATGTTGTTTTTCGAGGAACCAACGCCCAACGCGTTATTGGCCGCTCAGATGGTTTTACCTTACGAACGCAACTACCTTCAGGCTCTTTTAAAGATCAAGCGATTTGCCAACCGTCTGCCCAAAGGCTACCGTTTCCGCGGATTGGACGAGTTGAACAATACGGTGGACGAAATTGACCCGACGATCTATGGTTTCGAGCGCAAACTGGACGAAATTGACGAAGGGCGTCAGATTTTCAACGTAACCGAGTAA
- a CDS encoding undecaprenyl/decaprenyl-phosphate alpha-N-acetylglucosaminyl 1-phosphate transferase, which yields MNVRLVLMGLFGFFWGGFITPLSIRLAHDYRIMDLPGGRKIHRESTPRGAGLGLWTGYLLWALYFVPDMLQIRYSATAATLIFFCGYMDDMKSMSPFIRLAVHLLAAFLVTLPLPLPAIPWFVCVIWIAGATSAYNFIDGINGLCISIFISSAAALCFVGGAFFGVVGAAIALGIFCWNFPMAQTFLGDGGSTLLGFLFASHFVICASPALARIGLHELILLLLLLGGVPVLDTLIAFSRRILRGKSPFYPDRGHLHHHLMEWTRSPFWSVTCLVVLHACFLLLGVMAYAKVL from the coding sequence ATGAACGTTCGGTTGGTATTGATGGGGCTCTTCGGCTTTTTCTGGGGAGGGTTCATCACTCCCCTTTCCATCCGACTCGCCCACGACTACCGGATCATGGACCTCCCCGGCGGTCGGAAGATTCACCGTGAGAGCACCCCGCGGGGCGCGGGTTTGGGACTGTGGACCGGCTATCTCCTGTGGGCTCTTTACTTCGTGCCCGATATGCTCCAGATCCGTTACAGTGCCACGGCCGCCACCTTAATTTTCTTCTGCGGCTATATGGACGACATGAAGTCCATGAGTCCCTTTATCCGCTTGGCGGTCCACCTGCTGGCGGCTTTTCTGGTGACTTTGCCCTTACCTTTACCAGCCATCCCCTGGTTTGTGTGCGTTATCTGGATCGCGGGGGCCACAAGCGCGTACAACTTCATTGACGGCATCAACGGTCTTTGCATCTCCATTTTCATCTCCTCCGCAGCGGCACTCTGTTTCGTGGGAGGCGCGTTTTTTGGGGTGGTAGGCGCGGCCATCGCCCTGGGGATTTTTTGCTGGAACTTTCCGATGGCCCAGACCTTTCTGGGCGACGGGGGTAGCACTCTTCTGGGTTTCCTGTTTGCCTCTCACTTCGTGATATGCGCGTCTCCTGCCTTGGCCCGGATAGGACTGCACGAACTCATCCTTTTGCTTCTGTTGCTAGGGGGAGTCCCCGTTTTGGATACCTTGATTGCTTTCAGCCGCCGGATTTTGAGGGGAAAATCTCCCTTTTACCCGGACAGAGGGCACCTTCACCACCACCTCATGGAGTGGACGCGCTCCCCATTCTGGTCCGTGACCTGCCTGGTGGTGTTGCATGCGTGTTTTCTCCTGCTAGGTGTGATGGCTTACGCGAAAGTGTTGTAA
- the upp gene encoding uracil phosphoribosyltransferase, whose protein sequence is MIVAIGCDHGGFPLKSAVTSFFEGKAEVLDCGVFRGEQSDYPDIALKVARAISKGEADRGVLLCGRGIGMAIAANKIGGIRAAACNDVESARLGKAHNNLNILCMGGRVLPPENARAILSAWFDTPFEGGRHLVRINKIAAAESSTLSVVSAKEEGREEGRVVIFNHPLVQHKIGIIRDKNTNVKEFREMAQEITGLMVYEITRNLPLVDVEVETPVAPTTARTLAGKTPAVVPILRAGLGMVDGLLQLIPNAKVGHIGLYRNPDTLEPVEYYCKLPSDIEERDIFVVDPMLATGGSAAAAISLIKKRGGRKVSLVCLIAAPEGINKVRENHPETDIFIAALDSRLNDHGYIVPGLGDAGDRLFGTK, encoded by the coding sequence ATGATTGTGGCGATTGGATGCGACCATGGAGGCTTTCCTTTGAAATCCGCTGTAACGAGTTTTTTCGAGGGCAAAGCCGAGGTGTTAGATTGCGGTGTCTTTAGGGGAGAGCAAAGCGATTACCCGGATATCGCATTGAAAGTGGCGAGGGCCATCTCCAAGGGAGAAGCGGACAGGGGAGTGCTCTTGTGCGGAAGGGGGATAGGCATGGCTATAGCCGCCAACAAAATTGGCGGAATACGCGCCGCCGCGTGTAACGATGTCGAAAGCGCGCGATTGGGCAAGGCTCACAACAACTTGAATATCCTCTGTATGGGAGGGCGTGTCCTGCCACCCGAAAACGCCCGCGCAATTTTGAGCGCCTGGTTCGATACCCCGTTCGAGGGAGGGCGTCACCTGGTTAGGATCAACAAGATCGCCGCGGCTGAATCCTCGACGCTTTCCGTCGTTTCGGCAAAAGAAGAAGGTCGAGAGGAAGGCCGGGTGGTGATTTTCAATCATCCCCTGGTGCAACACAAAATCGGCATCATCCGCGACAAAAACACCAACGTCAAAGAATTTCGCGAAATGGCCCAGGAGATCACCGGTCTTATGGTGTACGAGATCACGAGAAACCTTCCTCTGGTCGATGTGGAGGTGGAAACACCTGTGGCGCCAACGACGGCCCGTACTCTTGCAGGAAAAACACCGGCTGTCGTGCCCATTCTGCGCGCGGGGCTTGGCATGGTGGATGGTCTATTGCAGCTCATCCCTAACGCCAAGGTGGGACACATCGGTCTCTACAGAAATCCCGATACCCTCGAACCCGTGGAGTACTATTGCAAACTGCCCTCGGACATAGAAGAAAGAGACATTTTCGTGGTGGATCCCATGCTGGCCACGGGAGGTTCTGCCGCAGCAGCCATTTCTCTCATCAAAAAACGAGGCGGCCGGAAGGTTTCCTTGGTCTGCTTGATCGCGGCTCCGGAGGGGATCAACAAAGTTCGGGAAAACCACCCTGAGACAGATATCTTCATCGCGGCGTTGGACAGCCGCCTAAACGATCACGGTTACATCGTGCCAGGACTCGGCGACGCCGGCGACAGGCTTTTTGGCACGAAATGA
- a CDS encoding RluA family pseudouridine synthase: MLPAMTVERYIAQISERLDISLARQLGITRAFAQKLIREGHVSLESLNDPSFKIKPSYKISEGQSFSVSIPPTQILGIEPEDVFFEVAHEDPYLLVIDKPAGLVVHPASGHWTGTLVHGLLFRYPDLGPFNNVARPGIVHRLDATTSGLMLVAREQRTMEALQKDFKERAIEKYYLALVQGRFKRQTGIIEGPIGRNPQNRLKMAVIEGGRDSATEYRVLWNSANYALLICKLLTGRTHQIRVHLAAEGHPLVGDTLYGAQRIEGLNRVFLHSWRLAFNHPVTSRPLSFTSLLPQDLRQCLANLGLPRREKCEVTFGGWRC, from the coding sequence TTGCTTCCCGCCATGACAGTCGAGCGCTACATCGCCCAAATATCGGAACGGTTGGATATTTCCCTTGCCCGGCAGCTGGGGATTACCCGCGCTTTCGCTCAAAAGCTGATCCGCGAGGGCCACGTGTCGTTAGAGTCGCTGAATGATCCTTCTTTCAAGATCAAACCCTCCTACAAGATATCGGAGGGTCAATCTTTTTCTGTGTCCATTCCACCAACTCAAATCCTGGGAATTGAGCCCGAGGACGTTTTCTTTGAGGTCGCTCATGAGGACCCGTACCTTTTGGTCATCGACAAACCAGCCGGTCTTGTGGTGCATCCCGCGTCGGGGCACTGGACGGGAACTCTGGTGCACGGGCTTCTCTTTCGATATCCCGATCTCGGACCGTTCAACAACGTGGCGCGGCCGGGCATCGTCCACCGACTGGACGCCACCACCTCCGGGCTGATGCTGGTAGCCCGGGAACAGAGGACGATGGAAGCCCTCCAGAAAGACTTCAAAGAACGAGCTATCGAGAAATATTATCTTGCTCTGGTTCAGGGACGTTTCAAGCGACAGACGGGGATTATCGAGGGTCCCATCGGCCGTAACCCACAAAATCGCCTGAAGATGGCTGTCATCGAAGGTGGACGGGACTCGGCTACAGAGTATCGCGTGCTTTGGAATAGCGCGAACTATGCTTTGCTGATCTGCAAGCTCCTCACGGGACGCACCCATCAGATACGCGTCCACTTGGCGGCGGAGGGACACCCCCTTGTAGGGGATACCCTTTATGGCGCGCAACGGATCGAGGGGCTCAATCGGGTTTTTTTGCACTCTTGGCGACTGGCCTTCAATCACCCTGTGACGAGCCGACCTTTGAGCTTTACTTCACTTCTGCCTCAGGATCTGCGCCAGTGCCTAGCTAACCTTGGTCTTCCACGGCGCGAGAAGTGCGAGGTGACGTTTGGCGGTTGGCGATGCTAA
- a CDS encoding DUF2207 domain-containing protein: MRFSIVFAMAGIFSLIAVTPGKACGEGTVIEDLSVLATVTKGSILSVEETLIVFFDGLPLSEDLTRGISRRYVRDGYEKNKTGFVLLDATLDGQPAKTDIQRRTDSLRLTLARRGGGFMSAPMWGRHVFKLKYELINMISFFDPENAQEYSLEGMPADQDLLIWNLVQGSSCPILRISVEVKLPDPESTEKEGPAFGLFTGHMSTLDRGESIHTERPGALSTTAELPEGSDFTLYMSWDKGFVMGTHQNVSPWRYLDLGAMILLTIYYAYTWWAYGRLFKRQTAPLSVIPPANLSPGLLRYLRDMRPSARILTAEILNLAVKGYIRLDNAEDAADGKKDERKDERKTPVRQSYYSTLERMMSRKYRLRPNDSSLNSPALTATEKILLHNLFAQGGEPVVLDESCAARLKTAFRALIRSFSDVGKRFFFQHMGRWVLGLVCFEAYTGFIMFQNLSQGVGGIEPSSEHALAFMAPLFFLTPLLGGETLWRQSTPMFILRTGIPLFFCACSLTLLHQQGMDSLSIATLAGSIAVIGFFWEIAPSRSEEGQKLLGEIEGFQLGLGSRAELREQDNIEKFESLLPYAYALGLEQPLIARYDPLISPLRHRAKWHTNASHSLSSGAEHYTLTYELGEAIKTFLSDLSDLSD, from the coding sequence GTGAGGTTTTCGATAGTGTTCGCGATGGCGGGGATTTTTTCGCTCATCGCTGTAACGCCGGGTAAGGCCTGTGGAGAAGGGACCGTCATAGAAGACTTATCAGTTCTCGCCACGGTGACGAAGGGCAGTATTCTTTCTGTGGAAGAGACTTTGATTGTGTTTTTCGACGGACTGCCTCTCTCCGAGGACCTGACGCGAGGGATCTCCAGGCGCTACGTCCGAGACGGCTACGAAAAAAACAAGACGGGTTTCGTGTTGCTGGATGCCACCCTGGACGGGCAGCCCGCGAAAACGGACATACAACGCAGAACCGACAGCCTGAGATTGACTCTGGCTCGCAGAGGCGGAGGCTTTATGTCGGCGCCGATGTGGGGAAGGCATGTCTTCAAACTGAAGTACGAGCTGATCAACATGATCTCTTTTTTCGACCCCGAAAACGCCCAAGAATACTCCCTTGAAGGAATGCCCGCCGACCAGGACTTACTGATTTGGAACCTGGTGCAGGGAAGTTCCTGCCCGATTCTACGGATCTCGGTGGAGGTGAAGTTGCCCGATCCAGAGTCGACAGAAAAAGAAGGCCCCGCGTTTGGGCTTTTTACTGGACATATGAGCACTCTTGATCGAGGAGAGAGCATCCACACCGAAAGGCCAGGCGCCCTTTCGACCACGGCGGAGCTGCCGGAGGGAAGTGACTTTACACTCTACATGTCTTGGGACAAGGGATTTGTGATGGGGACGCACCAGAATGTTTCCCCCTGGCGTTACTTGGATTTGGGTGCTATGATCCTTTTAACGATTTACTATGCCTATACTTGGTGGGCCTACGGTCGTCTGTTCAAGCGCCAGACCGCGCCTTTGAGCGTAATCCCTCCGGCGAACCTTTCTCCTGGGCTTCTGCGTTACCTTCGCGACATGCGTCCGAGCGCGCGGATCCTGACTGCGGAAATCCTTAACCTGGCCGTCAAGGGCTACATTCGCCTAGACAACGCCGAAGACGCCGCCGACGGAAAGAAGGATGAAAGGAAGGATGAAAGGAAAACTCCGGTCAGACAAAGCTACTACTCGACGTTGGAGCGTATGATGAGCCGTAAATATCGGCTGAGACCGAACGACTCTTCTTTGAACTCTCCGGCTTTGACCGCTACAGAAAAAATTTTGTTACACAACTTGTTCGCCCAAGGAGGAGAGCCGGTCGTTCTGGACGAAAGCTGTGCCGCCCGTTTGAAAACCGCGTTTCGCGCGTTGATTCGAAGTTTTTCGGATGTAGGAAAACGTTTCTTTTTTCAGCACATGGGACGATGGGTATTGGGGCTCGTTTGTTTTGAAGCCTACACGGGGTTTATTATGTTCCAGAACCTCTCCCAGGGCGTGGGCGGTATAGAGCCCAGCAGTGAACACGCCTTGGCTTTCATGGCCCCTCTTTTTTTCCTGACTCCCCTTCTCGGTGGGGAGACGCTGTGGAGGCAAAGCACCCCCATGTTCATTCTGCGCACGGGGATTCCTCTTTTCTTCTGCGCCTGCTCTCTGACTCTCCTCCATCAGCAAGGGATGGACTCCTTGAGTATCGCCACCTTGGCCGGCAGCATCGCCGTTATCGGCTTCTTTTGGGAAATAGCTCCTAGCCGCTCCGAGGAAGGACAAAAACTTCTGGGAGAAATAGAAGGGTTTCAACTGGGACTGGGGAGCCGGGCGGAGCTCAGGGAGCAGGACAATATCGAAAAATTCGAGAGTCTTCTCCCTTACGCCTACGCGCTTGGCCTAGAGCAGCCGTTGATCGCTCGATACGACCCTTTGATCTCCCCGCTGAGGCATCGGGCGAAATGGCACACCAATGCATCCCATAGCCTCAGTAGCGGCGCGGAGCACTACACGTTGACCTACGAACTGGGGGAGGCAATAAAAACGTTTTTGTCCGATTTGTCCGATTTGTCCGATTGA
- the wecB gene encoding UDP-N-acetylglucosamine 2-epimerase (non-hydrolyzing) — translation MKAKIKITCVVGTRPEAIKMAPLILALKEDPVFETRLLSSGQHTDMLSQALGHFGITADMDLAVMRDRQTLDYVTSAVLEGVGAFLDSAPHDLLLVHGDTTTTFAAALAGFYRKIPVGHVEAGLRSHDLACPFPEEANRVLTDQVSTLYFAPTPLSAQNLRAEGAGSARVFVTGNTVIDALFWTLKRGMETSFLNDIPHGSPLILMTAHRRESWGKPLLEICGAVRGILEKHPDLQILIPLHKNPTVRDTLQEALKGCTRVIFTEPLDYPEFVAAMNRSLFIMSDSGGVQEEASALEKPVLILRELSERPEALETGTGVLVGTDRKRIEREALCLLEDESYRRSFMGRGMPFGDGKASQRIVHIIKNYFA, via the coding sequence ATGAAAGCAAAAATTAAAATTACCTGTGTTGTGGGAACGCGACCGGAAGCCATCAAAATGGCTCCTCTTATTTTGGCTTTAAAAGAAGATCCTGTTTTTGAAACACGACTTCTCTCCAGCGGACAACACACAGATATGTTATCTCAGGCGCTGGGACATTTCGGAATAACGGCTGACATGGACCTGGCCGTTATGAGAGACCGGCAGACCCTCGATTACGTTACCTCCGCTGTTTTAGAGGGTGTGGGGGCATTTTTGGACTCGGCTCCTCATGATTTGCTGCTGGTCCACGGGGACACGACCACGACATTCGCCGCTGCCTTGGCTGGGTTCTACAGAAAAATTCCCGTGGGGCACGTGGAGGCGGGGCTACGGAGCCACGACCTAGCTTGTCCATTCCCAGAAGAGGCGAACCGCGTTCTCACCGACCAGGTCTCTACCCTTTATTTCGCCCCAACCCCTCTGTCGGCTCAAAATCTGCGGGCGGAGGGAGCGGGGAGCGCGCGGGTGTTCGTCACGGGGAATACGGTGATCGACGCACTTTTTTGGACTTTGAAGCGGGGAATGGAAACGAGTTTTCTAAACGATATACCCCACGGCAGCCCCTTGATTTTGATGACCGCCCACAGACGCGAGTCCTGGGGAAAACCGCTTCTAGAGATCTGCGGCGCCGTTCGGGGGATTTTGGAAAAACACCCCGACCTCCAGATACTGATTCCCCTCCATAAAAACCCCACGGTCAGGGACACGCTACAGGAGGCGCTGAAGGGCTGTACGAGAGTGATCTTCACAGAACCTTTGGACTACCCTGAATTTGTGGCCGCAATGAACCGCAGCCTTTTTATTATGAGCGATAGCGGCGGCGTCCAAGAAGAAGCCTCCGCCCTCGAAAAACCGGTGTTAATTTTGCGAGAGCTCTCCGAGCGTCCAGAGGCTCTGGAGACAGGAACAGGCGTGTTGGTCGGAACAGATCGAAAACGGATCGAGAGAGAGGCATTGTGCCTGCTGGAGGACGAGTCTTATCGTCGATCTTTTATGGGCCGGGGAATGCCCTTTGGTGACGGAAAAGCCTCCCAGCGAATCGTGCACATCATCAAAAATTATTTCGCGTGA